A genomic region of Sulfobacillus acidophilus DSM 10332 contains the following coding sequences:
- a CDS encoding uroporphyrinogen decarboxylase (PFAM: Uroporphyrinogen decarboxylase (URO-D)~TIGRFAM: uroporphyrinogen decarboxylase~COGs: COG0407 Uroporphyrinogen-III decarboxylase~HAMAP: Uroporphyrinogen decarboxylase HemE~InterPro IPR006361:IPR000257~KEGG: aac:Aaci_2089 uroporphyrinogen decarboxylase~PFAM: Uroporphyrinogen decarboxylase (URO-D)~PRIAM: Uroporphyrinogen decarboxylase~SPTR: Uroporphyrinogen decarboxylase;~TIGRFAM: Uroporphyrinogen decarboxylase HemE): MTSNPLTSRFIRACWRQPVDRIPVWFMRQAGRYQPSYRALRRQYSLLEIAHRPELIQQVTVTAVEDLQVDAAILFSDIMVPLEPMGIGFDIQEAVGPVVHEPIRTIGQVERLKPVNPSRDLDFVLEGIERTVAALGQVPLIGFSGGPFTLASYVIEGGPSRTYQWTKSIMWNAPNVWSGLMERLAAMVVTYLTAQVAAGASAVQVFDSWIGALSRPDYERFVEPYMTTIFAQLKALQVPLIYFGVGTAHLLPAMARTGATVLGVDWRTPLRHVRRLLGDEWALQGNLDPVRLLAGWPAVKDGAEDILRDMGNQPGFIFNLGHGVPKETDPVTLRQLVDWIHHWPVEPAPMK, from the coding sequence ATGACCTCAAATCCGTTGACCAGCCGATTTATCCGGGCCTGCTGGCGCCAGCCGGTCGATCGCATACCGGTCTGGTTTATGCGTCAAGCAGGTCGCTATCAACCCTCCTATCGGGCCTTGCGCCGACAATATTCGTTGCTGGAGATTGCTCATCGGCCCGAATTAATTCAACAGGTTACGGTCACCGCCGTGGAAGACCTTCAGGTCGATGCGGCCATCTTGTTCTCGGACATCATGGTCCCGTTAGAGCCTATGGGGATAGGCTTCGACATTCAAGAAGCGGTCGGGCCGGTGGTGCATGAGCCGATTCGGACCATTGGCCAGGTCGAACGGCTTAAACCCGTGAATCCGAGCCGGGATTTGGATTTTGTGCTGGAAGGGATCGAGCGGACGGTGGCGGCATTGGGGCAAGTTCCCCTCATCGGTTTTTCCGGCGGGCCTTTTACGTTGGCCAGTTATGTCATCGAAGGCGGACCTTCGCGGACCTATCAATGGACCAAATCCATCATGTGGAATGCTCCCAATGTGTGGTCCGGGCTGATGGAACGGTTGGCGGCCATGGTTGTCACGTATCTGACGGCTCAGGTCGCGGCGGGAGCTAGCGCGGTACAAGTGTTTGACAGCTGGATTGGGGCCTTGTCGCGGCCGGACTATGAACGCTTTGTGGAGCCGTATATGACGACGATTTTTGCTCAATTAAAGGCTCTTCAGGTGCCGCTCATCTACTTCGGCGTGGGAACCGCTCACCTGTTGCCGGCCATGGCCAGAACCGGGGCGACGGTTTTGGGTGTTGATTGGCGGACCCCCTTGCGCCATGTCCGTCGTCTGTTGGGGGACGAATGGGCCCTCCAAGGCAATTTGGATCCGGTTCGGCTTCTGGCCGGTTGGCCTGCCGTTAAGGACGGCGCGGAGGATATTTTGCGTGACATGGGCAACCAACCCGGTTTTATTTTTAACTTGGGTCATGGAGTACCGAAAGAGACCGATCCGGTTACGCTTCGCCAATTGGTCGATTGGATTCATCATTGGCCGGTAGAACCGGCCCCCATGAAATGA
- a CDS encoding ferrochelatase (PFAM: Ferrochelatase~TIGRFAM: ferrochelatase~COGs: COG0276 Protoheme ferro-lyase (ferrochelatase)~HAMAP: Ferrochelatase~InterPro IPR001015~KEGG: aac:Aaci_2090 ferrochelatase~PFAM: Ferrochelatase~SPTR: Ferrochelatase;~TIGRFAM: Ferrochelatase): protein MTQWANTAVLLMAYGTPARREDVEAYYTHIRHGRPPSQAELEDLLSRYDAIGGLSPLWQITQRQAAVLQAELNRRHGVDAVKVYLGMKHAHPFIADAIEEILADGRQRVVGLVLAPHYSAMSVGTYLDEAKRALADRRPFFPVESWATHPGLITLLAERIQEIRRQFSDAEQQDLPIIFTAHSLPQRILALKDPYPDELKRTGDRVAEVLGTTHYTFSWQSAGRTREPWMGPDILEKLTQMAADGFRQAIICPAGFVADHLEVLYDLDIQAQQHARQLGMHIERTRSLNDDPALGRILADVVEGALQHD from the coding sequence ATGACGCAGTGGGCCAACACGGCCGTTCTGTTAATGGCGTATGGGACACCGGCCCGTCGGGAGGACGTCGAAGCCTATTACACCCATATCCGGCATGGACGGCCGCCGTCGCAGGCTGAATTGGAAGATTTATTGTCACGGTATGATGCGATTGGCGGGTTATCCCCGCTGTGGCAGATTACCCAACGGCAAGCCGCGGTATTGCAAGCGGAATTAAATCGGCGGCATGGGGTGGATGCGGTCAAAGTTTACTTGGGCATGAAACATGCCCATCCGTTTATTGCCGATGCGATCGAAGAGATTTTAGCCGACGGCCGGCAGCGGGTTGTCGGATTGGTGTTGGCGCCGCACTATTCGGCGATGAGTGTGGGGACCTATCTTGACGAGGCAAAGCGCGCATTAGCGGATCGGCGGCCGTTTTTCCCGGTCGAATCGTGGGCGACGCATCCGGGACTGATTACCCTTTTAGCCGAACGCATTCAAGAAATTCGAAGACAATTTTCGGACGCCGAACAACAGGACCTCCCGATCATTTTCACGGCACATAGCCTGCCGCAACGCATTTTGGCGTTGAAGGATCCCTATCCGGACGAGCTGAAGCGTACCGGCGATCGGGTGGCGGAGGTGCTGGGGACGACTCATTATACGTTTAGTTGGCAATCAGCCGGCCGTACGCGGGAACCGTGGATGGGGCCCGATATTTTGGAGAAGCTGACGCAAATGGCGGCCGACGGCTTTCGGCAGGCGATCATTTGTCCCGCGGGTTTTGTCGCGGATCATCTTGAGGTGCTCTACGATTTGGATATTCAAGCCCAGCAACACGCCCGTCAATTAGGCATGCATATCGAACGGACCCGATCGTTGAACGATGATCCGGCATTAGGGCGAATTTTGGCCGACGTGGTGGAAGGAGCCCTTCAGCATGACTGA
- a CDS encoding protoporphyrinogen oxidase (PFAM: Flavin containing amine oxidoreductase~TIGRFAM: protoporphyrinogen oxidase~COGs: COG1232 Protoporphyrinogen oxidase~InterPro IPR004572:IPR002937~KEGG: sti:Sthe_2327 protoporphyrinogen oxidase~PFAM: Amine oxidase~PRIAM: Protoporphyrinogen oxidase~SPTR: Protoporphyrinogen oxidase;~TIGRFAM: Protoporphyrinogen oxidase): MTERIHRTVIVGGGISGLTAAYRLVKEGVGHREVWLFEKDTRVGGVIQSDVQDGVVLEGGPDSLLLRKPEAVELVREVGLGDTLIGTNPKVRGSYIFRRGRFHEIPAGLQVGIPTGLDTIWKSDLLSWQEKSRLLWDFILPRQPIGEDIALGRLLRYRFGNGIVDTLVAPMLAGIYAGDIDQLSTWMTVPQLLEFQARDRSLIRAAYRAYKAQPKPTASPSASSGGIRGIFATVSDGLEHLARQVAERITQYGGVIHTGQAVEAVEAHGPHQYAVILADGRHIDADQVLLAVPAHIAARLVQSWNRDLAEPLEEIPYADLAVIGAVYRPTAFSRPLDKTGFLVPKTEGLGMTAGTWVRSKWDYPETVEWVPIRAFYGRAGDTTLLSLSDDALLARYRQELAFIMGVTDSPEYARVFRIPRAMPQYVVGHKSRVDRLRNQLTRWPGFFLTGSYWDGVGIPDCIRLATSVAHTMRQEWSD; this comes from the coding sequence ATGACTGAAAGAATTCACCGGACGGTCATCGTCGGCGGCGGGATTAGCGGGTTGACAGCAGCCTATCGTTTGGTGAAAGAGGGCGTAGGGCACCGCGAGGTTTGGCTTTTCGAAAAGGATACTCGCGTGGGCGGCGTGATCCAAAGTGATGTCCAGGACGGGGTTGTTTTGGAAGGGGGCCCGGACTCCCTTTTGTTGAGAAAACCGGAAGCGGTTGAATTGGTCAGGGAAGTTGGACTCGGGGACACGTTAATCGGTACCAATCCGAAGGTCAGGGGTTCTTATATTTTTCGGCGGGGGCGATTTCATGAAATCCCGGCCGGACTTCAAGTGGGAATCCCGACCGGGCTCGACACGATTTGGAAAAGTGATTTGTTAAGTTGGCAAGAAAAATCGCGGCTCTTATGGGACTTTATCCTACCACGACAACCGATCGGCGAGGACATTGCCCTGGGTCGCCTGCTGCGTTATCGCTTCGGAAACGGCATCGTGGATACGTTGGTTGCCCCCATGTTGGCGGGGATTTACGCCGGAGATATTGACCAACTGAGCACGTGGATGACGGTGCCCCAACTTTTGGAATTTCAGGCGCGTGATCGGAGCTTAATCCGCGCCGCTTATCGCGCCTATAAAGCGCAGCCGAAACCTACGGCTTCCCCGTCGGCGTCGTCGGGGGGCATCCGGGGCATCTTTGCCACGGTATCCGACGGGTTAGAACACTTGGCGCGGCAAGTGGCCGAGCGTATTACCCAGTACGGCGGGGTCATCCATACCGGTCAAGCGGTGGAAGCCGTTGAGGCGCACGGTCCGCATCAATACGCGGTGATATTGGCCGACGGTCGGCACATTGACGCCGATCAGGTCTTGTTGGCGGTTCCCGCACATATCGCGGCGCGTTTGGTGCAATCCTGGAACCGGGATTTGGCGGAACCTCTCGAAGAAATCCCCTATGCCGATTTGGCGGTCATTGGCGCCGTCTATCGTCCGACCGCATTTAGTCGCCCCTTGGATAAAACCGGTTTTTTAGTACCCAAAACCGAGGGCCTCGGAATGACGGCCGGCACCTGGGTGCGTAGTAAGTGGGATTATCCCGAAACGGTGGAGTGGGTCCCGATTCGGGCTTTTTATGGCCGGGCGGGGGATACCACCCTTTTGTCGCTGTCCGACGATGCACTCTTGGCCCGCTATCGGCAGGAACTGGCCTTTATCATGGGCGTCACCGACAGCCCGGAATATGCCCGGGTGTTCCGGATTCCCCGGGCTATGCCGCAATATGTTGTCGGGCATAAAAGCCGGGTTGACCGTCTTCGGAACCAGCTAACCCGATGGCCGGGCTTTTTCCTGACCGGCTCTTATTGGGATGGCGTGGGGATTCCGGATTGCATTCGATTGGCGACCTCGGTGGCCCATACGATGCGCCAGGAATGGTCCGATTAG
- a CDS encoding protein of unknown function UPF0016 (PFAM: Uncharacterized protein family UPF0016~COGs: COG2119 membrane protein~InterPro IPR001727~KEGG: aar:Acear_1177 hypothetical protein~PFAM: Uncharacterised protein family UPF0016~SPTR: Putative uncharacterized protein) yields MDWKVFFSTFALIFFAELGDKTQLTVMTLSAQSDSALSVFIGAAVALSVSALLGVIFGEAITKLVPTQYIHLGAGIMFVALGLLLIWGKL; encoded by the coding sequence TTGGATTGGAAAGTGTTTTTTTCAACGTTTGCCCTTATTTTTTTTGCCGAACTGGGGGATAAAACACAACTGACGGTGATGACCTTGTCGGCCCAGAGCGACTCCGCCCTCTCGGTATTTATCGGAGCCGCGGTCGCCCTATCCGTGAGTGCCCTACTGGGGGTCATTTTTGGCGAGGCGATTACAAAACTGGTGCCGACCCAATATATCCATCTCGGGGCCGGCATCATGTTTGTCGCACTGGGATTGTTATTAATCTGGGGTAAACTCTAA